The Chloroherpetonaceae bacterium genome window below encodes:
- a CDS encoding KilA-N domain-containing protein, with product MTKSKKIQVKGIEISIIQDDNKDFISLTDMLRAKDGDFFISDWLRNRNTVEFLGIWESVYNPNFNYGEFATIKSQAGLNNYKISVKEWVEKTNAIGLKATAGRYGGTYAHSDIAFEFGMWISAEFKIYLIKEFQRLKADENDRLKLEWNLQRTLAKVNYHIHTDAIKENLIPKELSKTQISLVYANEADMLNMALFGFTAKQWRETNPEKDGNVRDYATIEQLVVLSNLESINAVLINQGLSQPERLKQLNQIAITQMKSLVANQQIKKLK from the coding sequence ATGACCAAAAGCAAAAAAATTCAAGTTAAGGGAATAGAAATATCCATTATCCAAGACGATAACAAGGACTTTATCTCCCTTACAGATATGTTAAGAGCCAAAGATGGTGACTTTTTTATTTCCGATTGGCTTAGAAACAGAAACACGGTCGAGTTTTTGGGAATATGGGAATCGGTTTACAATCCTAATTTTAATTATGGCGAATTCGCCACAATTAAAAGTCAGGCCGGCTTGAATAACTACAAAATCAGTGTGAAAGAGTGGGTTGAGAAAACCAATGCAATTGGCTTAAAAGCTACGGCTGGAAGATACGGTGGAACCTACGCTCATAGTGATATAGCTTTCGAATTTGGAATGTGGATAAGTGCTGAATTTAAGATTTACCTTATCAAAGAGTTCCAACGACTAAAAGCCGATGAAAATGACCGACTTAAGTTAGAATGGAATCTTCAACGAACTTTAGCCAAGGTAAACTACCACATTCATACCGATGCCATCAAAGAAAATTTGATCCCCAAAGAATTGAGCAAAACCCAAATTAGTTTGGTGTATGCCAATGAAGCGGATATGCTCAATATGGCTTTATTTGGTTTTACGGCAAAGCAATGGCGAGAAACCAACCCTGAGAAAGATGGAAATGTTAGAGATTATGCCACCATTGAACAATTGGTGGTGCTGTCTAATCTGGAAAGCATCAATGCGGTATTAATCAATCAAGGATTGTCACAACCAGAAAGATTAAAACAATTGAACCAAATTGCAATCACTCAAATGAAATCTCTCGTGGCTAATCAACAAATTAAAAAACTGAAATGA
- a CDS encoding helicase-related protein: MPKIYDNIANNLTKGLNDTLEVSSRADFCVGYFNLRGWKEVSENIDKMGGSTIIEGKEEVHRICRLLVGMQKLPIEILREYFSGDLNHLIDQSEVIRLKKQLAQEFKEQLTIGTPTEVDEAALRKLCQQLKDKKAVVKLHLRYPLHAKLYLAYSKDKRVPVIGFLGSSNMTLAGLAKQGELNIDVMDQDAANKLATWFDDRWNDRWCIDITQELIEIIDNSWAADRLVSPFHIYLKIAYHLSREARAGISEFKLPKVFQRELLEFQQKAVLVAAHHLNKRDGVLIGDVVGLGKTITATALAKMFEEDFFLETLIICPPNLKEMWEEYRIKYTLNARIISIGEVQKILPTLRRFRLVIIDESHNLRNDQSIRYRAIKSYLEENDSKVILLSATPYNKSYIDLSNQLRLFISDDKDIGISPEQYIENIGGAVQFSSNHTDTFIRSIKAFEKSHFSDDWRELMRLYLVRRTRSFIKENYAKTDESNGRKYLTFADGTKSFFPERIPKRVDYSFDPNDETDQYAKLYSSKVVDTINSLELPRYGLQQYLNDKPHIRPTKEEEQIMLNLSRAGKRLMGFCRTNLFKRLESSGYSFLLSLSRHILRNFVFVYALQNNLPIPIGKNISQNLDDYIEDSDTEQNEIGKNENGKVKEESAKNEKRSLKLILKEEIYLEKAQEIYKYFSNENNKRGFDWIRSEFFSKHRKEKIDKEGKREIEEVSLIKTLIEDCKKIIEILELGKDWNTDNDRQLNALHELIALKHSKEKILIFTQFSDTANYLTKALLERGVSQIDSVTGDDGNPTIKAQRFSPISNQKPELKGYNEIRVLISTDVLSEGQNLQDGHIIVNYDLPWAIIRLIQRAGRVDRIGQNAERILCYSFLPEKGIEKIIKLRERLTKRIEENANVVGSDETFFDGDPVNLADLYNEKSGILDGEDDDTEVDLASLAYQIWKNATDANPELNKIIPDLPNVIYATKHNDEAPEKEGVIVYTRTSEENDVLAWVDNKGKIITQSQHTILKAAQCTPDTVPKYKLEKHHELVKSGIDFIREEEKNTGGSLGKKTGVKYRVYMRLDRYCKEYEGTLFVNEQLKKAVDDIYKYPLKEFARETLNRQLKAGISDDQLANLVISLREEDKLAIVNEDEQPNKEPQIICSLGLKN, translated from the coding sequence ATGCCAAAAATCTACGATAATATAGCAAATAATTTAACCAAAGGGTTAAACGATACACTTGAAGTCTCTTCAAGAGCCGATTTTTGCGTTGGCTATTTTAATTTAAGAGGGTGGAAGGAAGTATCTGAGAATATTGACAAAATGGGTGGTTCAACAATAATTGAAGGAAAAGAAGAAGTTCATAGAATATGTAGGTTATTGGTTGGAATGCAAAAGTTACCCATTGAAATACTGCGCGAATATTTTTCTGGCGATTTAAACCATCTAATTGATCAATCCGAAGTTATTCGTCTAAAAAAACAATTAGCCCAAGAATTTAAAGAGCAATTAACGATTGGTACCCCAACTGAAGTTGATGAAGCTGCATTAAGAAAATTATGCCAACAGTTAAAAGATAAAAAAGCTGTTGTGAAGTTGCACCTTCGCTATCCTCTTCACGCAAAATTATATTTAGCGTATAGCAAAGATAAAAGAGTACCTGTTATAGGTTTTTTAGGAAGTAGCAATATGACACTAGCAGGTCTTGCAAAACAAGGTGAACTTAACATTGATGTGATGGATCAAGATGCAGCCAACAAATTAGCAACTTGGTTTGATGACCGTTGGAATGACCGATGGTGTATCGACATAACTCAAGAACTTATTGAAATTATTGATAACTCTTGGGCAGCTGATAGATTGGTTTCCCCATTTCACATTTACTTGAAAATCGCCTATCACCTTTCAAGAGAAGCAAGAGCAGGAATAAGTGAATTCAAACTTCCAAAGGTTTTCCAAAGAGAACTTCTTGAATTTCAACAGAAAGCAGTTTTGGTTGCTGCTCATCACTTAAACAAAAGAGATGGAGTTTTAATTGGTGATGTGGTAGGACTGGGCAAAACAATTACTGCAACGGCTTTAGCAAAAATGTTTGAGGAAGATTTTTTCCTTGAAACATTAATAATTTGCCCTCCCAATCTAAAAGAAATGTGGGAAGAATACCGGATAAAATATACCCTAAATGCAAGAATAATATCAATTGGGGAAGTCCAAAAAATACTCCCAACATTAAGAAGATTTAGATTAGTGATAATAGACGAAAGCCACAACCTTCGAAACGACCAATCTATTCGATACAGAGCAATAAAATCATACTTAGAGGAAAATGATAGTAAGGTAATTTTGCTTTCAGCCACACCTTATAACAAAAGTTATATAGATCTCTCTAATCAACTTCGATTATTTATTTCTGACGACAAAGATATCGGGATTAGCCCTGAACAATACATTGAAAACATTGGCGGGGCAGTTCAATTTTCGTCAAACCATACGGATACTTTCATAAGAAGCATAAAAGCCTTCGAAAAAAGTCATTTTTCGGATGACTGGAGAGAATTAATGCGGTTATACTTAGTTCGTAGAACAAGAAGCTTCATAAAAGAAAATTATGCAAAAACAGACGAAAGTAATGGAAGGAAATACTTAACATTTGCCGACGGAACTAAATCATTTTTTCCAGAAAGAATTCCAAAAAGAGTCGATTATTCCTTTGACCCAAACGACGAAACAGACCAATACGCAAAACTATACTCATCAAAAGTAGTTGATACGATCAACTCATTAGAACTACCTAGATATGGTCTACAACAATATCTTAATGATAAGCCACACATAAGACCAACGAAGGAAGAAGAACAAATTATGCTAAATCTGAGCAGGGCCGGGAAACGGCTAATGGGTTTTTGTAGAACAAACTTATTCAAAAGGTTGGAAAGCAGCGGTTATTCATTTCTACTTTCACTAAGTAGACACATTTTAAGAAACTTTGTGTTTGTGTATGCACTACAAAATAATTTACCAATTCCAATTGGTAAAAACATATCACAGAATTTAGATGATTACATAGAAGACAGTGATACTGAACAAAATGAGATAGGGAAAAATGAAAATGGAAAAGTAAAAGAAGAAAGCGCAAAAAATGAAAAGAGATCATTAAAATTAATTTTAAAAGAGGAAATATATCTAGAAAAAGCACAGGAAATATATAAGTACTTTTCAAACGAAAACAATAAAAGAGGATTTGATTGGATTAGAAGTGAATTTTTCTCAAAGCATAGAAAAGAAAAAATTGACAAGGAAGGTAAAAGAGAAATTGAAGAAGTTTCATTAATAAAAACATTGATTGAAGATTGTAAAAAAATTATTGAGATATTAGAGTTGGGTAAAGACTGGAACACAGATAATGATAGACAGTTGAACGCACTTCACGAATTAATTGCATTAAAACACAGCAAGGAAAAAATTCTAATATTTACACAATTCTCAGATACAGCAAACTATCTTACTAAAGCCCTACTTGAAAGAGGAGTTTCACAAATTGATAGCGTTACTGGAGATGACGGCAACCCTACAATTAAAGCCCAAAGATTTAGCCCAATAAGTAACCAAAAGCCGGAGTTGAAAGGATATAATGAAATTAGAGTACTAATTTCTACAGATGTCTTAAGTGAAGGTCAAAACTTACAGGATGGGCATATTATTGTTAATTATGATTTGCCGTGGGCTATAATACGATTAATTCAAAGAGCTGGACGTGTTGACCGCATTGGGCAAAATGCAGAACGAATTTTATGTTACTCTTTTTTGCCGGAAAAGGGAATTGAAAAAATAATCAAATTAAGAGAACGGCTCACAAAACGTATTGAAGAAAACGCCAATGTAGTGGGTAGCGATGAAACCTTTTTTGATGGCGACCCTGTAAACCTTGCAGACCTTTACAATGAAAAATCGGGCATTTTGGACGGTGAAGATGATGATACCGAAGTGGATTTGGCTTCCTTGGCTTATCAGATTTGGAAAAACGCTACAGACGCAAATCCTGAACTGAATAAAATCATACCCGATTTGCCGAATGTAATTTATGCCACCAAACACAATGATGAAGCACCTGAAAAAGAAGGTGTAATTGTTTACACCCGAACATCAGAAGAAAACGATGTTTTGGCTTGGGTGGACAATAAAGGAAAAATCATTACCCAATCGCAACATACCATTTTAAAAGCGGCACAATGCACACCCGATACCGTACCGAAATACAAATTGGAAAAGCATCACGAATTGGTAAAAAGCGGCATTGACTTTATTCGTGAAGAAGAAAAAAATACAGGTGGTTCATTGGGTAAAAAAACAGGCGTAAAGTATCGTGTGTATATGCGACTTGACCGCTATTGCAAAGAGTATGAAGGAACTTTATTTGTGAACGAGCAGCTGAAAAAAGCAGTGGACGACATTTACAAATATCCTTTAAAGGAGTTTGCAAGAGAGACCTTAAACCGCCAACTCAAAGCAGGTATTTCAGACGACCAATTGGCAAACTTGGTGATTTCACTTCGTGAAGAAGATAAATTGGCAATCGTAAATGAAGATGAACAACCCAACAAAGAACCGCAAATCATTTGCTCATTGGGCTTAAAAAACTAA